CGGGCGCTACTACTACGGGTTCGTGAGGGTCACCTACACCTCCGGCATCGCCGGGATAGCCTACCTCCGCCACCCCGTGGCCGCGGGGTGGGACCATGCGGGGAGCGCCCCCCTTGTCATGGCCCACGAACTCGGGCACAACTTCGGCAGAGAACACAGCCCCTGCGGCTTTCCCCCGGGAGACCCCTCCGTGGATCCCAACTACCCCTACCCCAACGGAAGAATCGGGACCTGGGGGTACGACCTAGAGAGCAAAACCTTGCGCAACCCCAACGGGCACTACGACCTCATGAGCTACTGCTCCCCTCAGTGGGTCTCTGACTACACCTACGAGGGCGCCCAAAGCTTCCTGGAGCAAAACCCTCCCAGGCCCCTATCCCTGCCCCAGGAAGGCCTCCTCTTCTCCGGACGCATCCAGGGGGATGAGGTGGTCTTCAACCCGCCCCTCAGGCTAGCGGTGGCCCTAGAGGGGATGCCTTCTCCCTACCGCCTCAGGGCCGATGGCGTGGAGGCGGAAGTCTACGTCTTGGAGGACTCTCATGGGACCCTTCACTTCCAGGCCTGGCTTCCCTTGAGGGAGTGGGGTCGTGTTGGCCTCTGGCGGGATGGGGGCCTCCTCAAGGAGATGGTGGCCGAACCTAGGCCCCTCGCGGAGCCGGAGGTGGAGCTCCGGGAGGAAGGGGGCCTCCTCCAGGTGCGCTGGAGGGGCTATCCCTACCTCTCCCTGGTCCATGTGGCGGAGGACGGTACCCGCACCACCCTGGGCCTCTGGCACCAAGGCGGAGAGGCCCGCTTCCCCACGGAGGGCCTCCCCCCGGGTGGGCGGTTTGAGGTCCAGCTCTCCGATGGCCTAAGCGTCCGCCTTTTCCTCTTCCCCCGGTAGGAAGAAGCGCCCCTCTTGGTAGAGGAGGCGCCCCTCCCGGCGAAGGCGTACCAAGAGAGCGAAAAGGCTAGCCTTGGAGAGGCCAGGGTAAGAGGGCTTCAAAAGGGCGTGGAGCTCCTCCAGGGAGCGGGGCTCCCTCAGAAGGCGGAGCAAGTGGGCTTCTAGACGCTTTCCCCGCACAGGCCTCATCATTGACAAAAGGAGGCTTCCCGTGCTAAGTTGGGGTTTAGCTTGGGCCCGTAGCTCAGTTGGATAGAGCGGCTGACTACGGATCAGCAGGTCAGGGGTTCGAATCCTCTCGGGCCCGCCAAAAGCCTCCGGGACCTCCCGGGGGTTTTCCCCTACAATGGGGCCATGAAGATCTACACCAAGACGGGGGACGCAGGGGAGACCGGCCTTTACGGGGCCGAGCGGGTGGTGAAGGCCCACCCCCGGGTAGAGGCCTACGGCACCGTGGACGAGGCGAATAGCGCCCTCGGCCTGGCCCGAAGCCTCCTCCCCAAGGAGCACCTGGACCTTCAGGATCTCCTGGAGCGTCTCCAGAATGCCCTCTTTGACCTGGGGGCGGACCTGGCTACCCGCATAGGCAGCCCCTACGAGAAAAACATCGCCCGTATGGACGCTGAGGACGTAGAAGCCCTGGAGAGGGCCATAGACCGCTACCAGGAGGAGAGCCCCCCCTTCCGGGGCTTCATCCTCCCCGGGGGGCATCCTGCGGCGGCGGCCTTGCACCT
The genomic region above belongs to Thermus sediminis and contains:
- a CDS encoding cob(I)yrinic acid a,c-diamide adenosyltransferase; this translates as MKIYTKTGDAGETGLYGAERVVKAHPRVEAYGTVDEANSALGLARSLLPKEHLDLQDLLERLQNALFDLGADLATRIGSPYEKNIARMDAEDVEALERAIDRYQEESPPFRGFILPGGHPAAAALHLARTMVRRAERKVVALSREEPVNPETIRYLNRLSDLLFVLARVVNAREGVREEGWLVKKRR
- a CDS encoding M66 family metalloprotease, with product MRILRQADGSGRYYYGFVRVTYTSGIAGIAYLRHPVAAGWDHAGSAPLVMAHELGHNFGREHSPCGFPPGDPSVDPNYPYPNGRIGTWGYDLESKTLRNPNGHYDLMSYCSPQWVSDYTYEGAQSFLEQNPPRPLSLPQEGLLFSGRIQGDEVVFNPPLRLAVALEGMPSPYRLRADGVEAEVYVLEDSHGTLHFQAWLPLREWGRVGLWRDGGLLKEMVAEPRPLAEPEVELREEGGLLQVRWRGYPYLSLVHVAEDGTRTTLGLWHQGGEARFPTEGLPPGGRFEVQLSDGLSVRLFLFPR